The genomic DNA TGCGTAACACATCGCCCGGCGCGGTGGCGCTCAGATCGGCGGGCACATCGTAGAAGTCTTCCGGGGTGGCGTTTGCCGGTGGTGTCTGGACTCCGCACAGCAAGGCCGCGATCGCCGCGACCGATCCCGCCATCGCCCTCGCTCGAGTGCGTTCGACTCCTTTTGGTCGTGGAGAAGGCTGCGACCAAAAGAGGTGTGAGCTTGTCGCCGATGAAGCGGGGGCTGTGGGCGGGAAGGTCGACATCGGAGGCTCCGTCGTTGGAGTGGTGGGCTAATGCGTGGTGGCAGGCCGAGCAGCACGGTCTCGGTGCGGGTCGATCGGTCGGGGCAGCCGCGTGAGCGGGCCGGTGACTACCTGGCTTGCAGAAACTGTCCGGCGTGCACGGCGGTGCCGAACCCTTCGGCGAAGAGACCGTATTCGTAGAACACGTCGTCGGCGAGGACGGTGGCCGCGACGGCGTGGTCGTTACGGTTGATCATGCGGTCGGGCCCATCGAGGCCGGGCATGAGTGATCCGGCGTCGGCGTAGACAGTTGATAGCGAGTAACTGCCCCAGGACGGTGCGACATCAGACCCTTCGATACTGGCAAGTATTGAAATTTGGATACTGGCGAGTATCGTCAGGCTGGTGACCACAGTCAACCCCCGAATCCGCACCCCACGTGCCGAAGTACGGGAAAGAGTCCTGGAAGCGGCTCTGTCCGAGTTCGTCGGCAAAGGATTCGCCGGCACCACGATCGACGCGATCGCCGAGGTCGCGGGCTTCACCAAGGGCGCCGTCTACTCCAATTTCGGTTCCAAAGACGACTTGTTCTTCGCGTTGCTCGACCAGCAGGTCAGTCGCCGGATCGAGGCGGTCACCGCGCTGGCCGACGCCGCTGCCACACGTCCCACGTTCGCAGCGATCGGCGAACTCTTGATGCAGGGCCTGCGCGACAACCGGGACTGGCAGCTGCTGTTCACCGAATACTGGCTGCGCGCTCTCCGAGACGAGGCAGTCCACGAGAGATTCGTGCGACACCGCCGCACCGTCCGGGCCGCGGTCGCCGAGGCTGTCCAGCGCTTGGACCTGGGAACCGAGATCGACCCCGCCACGACCGCGGTGCTGGTGCTGGCGCTCAACAGCGGCCTGTCGATCGAGGAATTCACCGAACCCGGCGTCGTACCGGCAGACCTGTTCGGCGCGGTCCTGCAAGCCGTCATCGCACCGCGATGACAGCGATCCCGCGACGTGCCGGACGTGGTGGCGCCGCGCCGGTGCGCACCGCGATCGGGGAACTGCTCACGATCGGATCCCACGAACTGCATATCCGGCAAGACGGGCCTGCAGACGCCGAACCTCTGCTGCTCGTGCACGGTTTCATGGAATCGCTGCACTGGTGGGACCGGCTCACGCCCTTGCTGAGCGACACCTACCGCGTCATCCGGGTCGATCTGGCCGGCTACGGATGCACCCGTGCCGCCACCGGGTTCGACGCGAGCTCCCAAGCCGCGCTCCTGGAAGCGGCTCTGGACAGTCTCGAACTCTCCGACCTCACCGCCGTCGGGCACTCCTGGGGCGCCGATCACGTCCTGTCTTTGGCCGAACGCTCCGATCGAGTTGCCAGAATCGTGGTCATCGGCCAAGCGCCCGACTGCAGCGACTTGCCGATACCGGCGATCGCACGCCTGCTGGGCTTCGAAGCCATGGACCCGATAGTCGCTCTAGCGCACCGGCTTGTGCCGGAACCGGTCTTCCGCCGCATCATCGCGCACGCGTTCGCCGAGGGATTCGATCTGACGACCTTGGACAACCCCGCACAGCTGTACGCCGATTACAAAGCCATGTCACCGCGAATGTTTCGCGCAGCTGCCCTGGACCGCCCGAAAGCACTCACGCTACGACCTCTCGACGCCCGAGTACGCGAGCTCGCCCGTCCGACACTGGTAATCCACGGACAGCGAGACCGCATGTTCGACTGCGCGAGGGCCATCGCCCGATACGCCGCCGTCGGCGCCCGCACCGAAGTAATCCCCGACGCAGGGCACTCACCGCAGGTCGAAACACCACACCACGTCGCCGCTCTCATACGAGACTTCTGCGGTGGGCTACCACTGAAGATGACTTCGAGCATCACTGAAGGCGACTTCGAAATCTGACAACGGCCCCTTCGACGGCTCGGTCACGCCAACCTAACACGCCACACCCGCCGGTATCGAACGAATGTGCTAACCCACCTCGAACGGCGGAGCCTGCGCACCGCACATCTCGGTCACGACCGGGCAGATCTACGCCAACCGGCGTCCTCGGGGACGGCGAGACCCGCCAGTTCGAGGGCGACCAGCGCCGCGCGTACCGCCGCGATCGCGAGTTCGGTGCGGACAGCCAGATCGGCGGGTGAACATCCGCCCGAAGCGGGCAGTGCGGTGTACACCGTCGCTTCGTCCCCGATGAGCTGATCCCCCGCGACCGTTCCGGCTGCCCCGTTCGCGGCCCGAGCAGTCATGTCAGGCACGGACAACCGCAGAGGGCCCGCTTCGGCGATCACCTCCTCGACGCGAGTGACGAGGTGCGCTTCTCCCTCCCGGATCATGTGATGGCAGCCCGCGGACGCGGCTGAGGAGACCGGGCCGGGGACGGCGAGCGCGGGGCGGCCGAGCCGACGGGCCCACTTGACGGTGTTGCGAGCGCCGCTGCGCATCCCCGCTTCCACGACGAGCACACCGTCGGCCAGCGCCGCGACCAGTCGATTACGGGCGAGGAAACAGTGCTTACGGGCGACGGCGCCCGGTGGGTACTCGCTGACCACCAGACCGGTTTCGGCGATCTGGGAGAGCAGGCGGTCGTGTTGGGCCGGGTAGGGACGATCCACTCCGCAGGCGAGCACCGCGACGGTGGGGCCACCGACAGCCAGTGCCGCGCGATGCGCCATCGCGTCGATGCCGAAGGCGGCGCCCGAGACGACGGTCCATCCCCGCGCGGCCAGCCCACCGACGATCTCGCCGGTCACGTGCTCGCCGTAGCCGGTGCTGCATCGCGCGCCCACCACCGCGAGCGCGCGCTCGCTGATGTCGAGCAACGAACGCGGACCACGCACCCACAGCACCAGCGGAACCGCGCTGTCCGGATCCCGCCCGGCCTCCAGCTGCCCCAAGCCCAACATCCGCCATGCGGGCCACTCCGCGTCGTCGGGCGTCACCACCCGGCCACCGAGGCGCCGCACAACCTCCAGATCGGCTTCGGCCCGGTCGATGTCGCGCCGCGCACGGACCGCCCCGCCGAACGCGTCCGGCAACTCCCGCTCGCGGACCGCTCGTGCGGCCTCGAGCACGCCCACCGCCGCGATCAACGCCGACAGCGGCGCACAAGGCCCCTGGGCGACACGCGACAGGTACACCCAGGCCAGCCGCCGCCGCTCGTCGTCGGACCGGGCCCCGGAATCATGCACCACATGACGCAGGAGATGTTGTCGACGGCGGTCGTCGGGTGCGGTGAGCGCGCGTTCTTCGACCACCGCGCCGCTCGACGCCACCTCCGCCGGACGACCGGTCGAAGATTCGCCTGCGCCGATGCCGGATCCGGCATCGGGGTGGCCGGGCTCGACGTCTCCCTGCGCCGCCGAGCCGCGGCCGTATCCCGCTCCCTCACCGGTGACCTCGTCCGCGTTCACCGGCGCCGGAAAACCGGAAACCTCTTGTCGCGCGGCCGCATCCGAGACCACACTCGAACCGCGTGCGCCGAGTACACAGCCGAGATCCACAGAACCGCCGGCGTTCGGCCCACCGACCGCACTCGATTCACGAACTCCGCTCGGACCCTCGACACCTCCAGCACCCACGGCTGCGGCCTCGGCACCTCGTGCGACCTCGATGTCGCCGGGTTCGCGAACTACACGGCTGTTGCGCACCGCGCTCGTTCGATGTGCCCGTCCGATGCCGGGCACATCGCAGATTACCTCGGGCACAATCACTTTCCCTTCGGTTTCGCCGACATCCACCGAGATTTCCGGCGTGTCTTTCCCCGGCCGTGTCATTGCGCGCTCCGGCGGCGAAAGTTCAACGCCAGCATCACGTCTCGCGCCGAGGGCAACGTGCCACCGCCCAGGTCGCTGATCGTCCAGGCGACGCGGATCGCGCGATCTGCGCCGCGCGCGGAAAGCCTGCCCATCCGGACGGCCGCTTCCAACGGGGCGATGGCGTCCGGGGGCAACGGAAACCTCCGCCGCAGAACATGCCCCGGTACCTCGGCATTGAGACGCCAGCCGTCGGCACGCCAGCGCTCGGCGGCGGCCACTCGGGCGCGGGCCACCCGTTCGCGCACGGCGGCGCTGCTCTCGGCCGCCTCGGAAGTCAGCACCGGCCCGGTGTGACCGTGCATCCGTACCCACAGGTCGATGCGATCCATCAGTGGTCCGGACAGTTTGCCGAGATAGCGGCGCCGTGCCAGCGGCGGGCAGACACAGTCGATGTCGCGTGCGGGAGCGCACGGGCACGGATTGGCCGCCAGCACCAGCTGGAACCGTGCCGGATAGCGCGCCACCCCGTCACGCCGGGCGATGCGCACCTCCCCCTCCTCCAAGGGGGTGCGCATGGCTTCGAGCACCTTGGTACCGACTTCGGCGCATTCGTCGAGGAACAACACACCGCGATGCGCGCGACTGACCGCACCGGGCCGCGCCGTGCCCGACCCGCCGCCGATCATGGCGGTGACCGAGGTGGAGTGATGCGGCGCGACGAAGGGCGGCACCGTCACCAGTGGATGCTCGCCGGACAGGGCCCCCGCCATGGAGTGGATGGCGGTCACCTCCAGCGACTCGGCGTCGGTGAGCGGCGGAAGCAGACCGGGAAGACGTTGGGCCAGCATGGTTTTGCCGATGCCGGGCGGACCGGTGAGCAACAGATGGTGACCACCCGCGGCGGCGACCTCCAGTGCCCAGCGGGCCTCCTCCTGCCCCACCACTTCGCTCAGATCACCAGGCGGGACCGTCATGTCCGGCAGCAGACCCTCCGGTTCGGCGAGTGTGCCCTCTCCCCGCAGCCAGGCCACGAATTCGCGCAGGCTGCTCACACCGAGCACCTCGATACCGCGCACCAGCCCCGCTTCGGCCAGCGCTTCGCGCGGCACCACCACGGTCGCACAGCCCGCGCGGCGTGCGGTCAACACCGCGGGCAGGACACCGCGCACCCGACGCACCCGCCCGTCGAGGGCGAGTTCGCCCAGCAACACCGTCTTCGCGAGCTTGGTCGCCGGTACCGCGTCGGCGGCGTCGAGGACCGAGGCGGCCAGGGCGAGGTCGTAGACACTGCCCAGTTTCGGCAGGGTGGCCGGGCTCAGCGCGAGAACGACCCGGCCGTCCGGCCACTTCTCCCCCGAGTTCGCCACCGCCGCGCGCACCCTGTCCCTGGACTCGGAGAGCGCGGTGTCGGGCAGGCCGACCAGATGCACCGAGGGCAGTCCCTGGCCGATGTCGGCCTCGATCTCGACCAACTGCCCGTCCACGCCGGCGACCGCGACCGAATGAGCTCGCCCGAGCGCCATCAGAAGACCGCCTGGAGATGATCGATGACCGGGCCTCGCCCCGGTGTCATCAGCACCGACACCACGTCGAAGCGGATGTGCCGCCACGGGCCGTCCTGTTCGGCCAGCCAGAGCAGGGCGAGCCGACGGATGCGTTGCCGCTTGCTGAACGTGACGGCTTCGGCGGGCGTGCCGTAGGCCAGCCCGCGGCGTGTCTTCACCTCCACGAAGACGGTGGTCGTCGCGTCCTGCGCGATCAGATCCAGCTCGCCGTATCGGCACCGCCAGTTCCGCGCGACGATCTCCAAGCCCGCGTCCCGCAGGAACCGGGCCGCCAGTTCTTCCCCTCGTGCGCCGAGCGCCTGTTTGTCTCCCACGCGGCCCATCGTGGCCGTATCCGGCATGGGCGCCCGGAGCGCGACCTGGGCTCACGCACCACCCTGTGGACTACCGGGCGGCTGTGCACAACTGCCCGGCTATTCGGGAAGCCGCAGGTCCGGCTTCTCCAACTCCTCGATGTTGACGTCCTTGAACGTGATCACCCGGACGTGCTTGACGAAGCGGGCGGGTCGGTACATGTCCCAGACCCAGGCATCGCTCATACGCACTTCGAAGTACACCTCGCCGTCGGCGTTCTGCGGACGCAGCTCGACGGAATTGGCCAGGTAGAAGCGACGCTCGGTCTCCACCACGTACGAGAACTGACCGACGATGTCCTTGTACTCGCGATACAGCGAGAGCTCCATCTCGGTTTCGTACTTCTCGAGGTCCTCGGCACTCATCGGGTGGGACGTCCTCCTTCTCGGCGCACTGCGTCGTATTCGACAATCATCCCGCATGCGCCGATTCGGCAGCCACCCGGCTGCCCTCCTCGGCACCGTCGGCGAGCACCCGACCCGCGTGGTCGACCGCGGCGCCGGGCCGCGTCGATCCCCGTTCGTCGCGTACATTGCGCCAGGATCTGCGGTGCTCGGGACAGGGACCGAGTCGCTTCAACGCCGCGATGTGCTCGGATGTGTTGTAGCCCTTGTGGGCCGCGAAACCATACCCCGGATGGCGGCGGTCCAATTCGATCATGATCCGGTCCCGGGTGACCTTGGCGAGGATGCTGGCGGCCGCGATGCAGGCCGCGGTCGCGTCCCCGCCGATCACCGGCAGGGAGGGCACCGCGAGCCCGGGCACCCGGAAACCGTCGGTGAGGACATAGCCCGGCCGCTGTCGCAGGCCCGCCACCGCGCGGCGCATGCCCTCGATGTTGGCCACGTGGATACCGATCGCGTCGACCTCCGCGGCCGGGATCACCACGACCTCGTAGGCCAGCGCCAGCCTGGTGATCACCGGGAACAACCGCTCACGCGTCGCCTCGGTGAGTTTCTTGGAGTCGTCGAGGTCGGCCAGCCGGTCGTAGGCCTTGGGCGCGAGCAGACAGGAGGCGACCACCAGCGGTCCGGCGCACGGCCCGCGTCCCGCCTCGTCCACCCCGGCCACCGGGCCGAGCCCGCCGCGGATCAGCGCCGCTTCCAGCGTGCGCAAACCACCCGCCTTGCGCATCACCATGCGCGGCGGCCACCCCATTCGTACTGTCACTCTTCGATCCTCCCCCGCCGATCAGTTCGCCTGCGGGTCCTCGGATCGGATCGGTCCGATCCGGCCGGGCGGCCAGATCTTGAACACCGCTTTGCCGCGCACATTGTCGATCGGCACGGTGCCCTGCCACTCGTCTCCCACATGCGCGCGCGAGTCCGCGGACTGGTTGCGGTTGTCGCCCATCACCCACAGATGGCCTTCGGGCACGACGACCGGGCCGAACACCCGGCCGGATGGGTAGGAGGCGTTCTGCTGGCCGGGAAGCCAGCGGAAATCGTTCTCCACATACGGCTCGACCAGCGCCTTGCCATCGACCATCACCCGCCCCTCGGCGTCACAGCACTGGACGGTCTGACCGCCGACCGCGATGACCCGTTTGACCAGATCGTTCTCGTCCGGCGGGACGAGTCCGAAGTAGGAGAGGAAGTTCTGCAGGCCGCGTACCACCGCGTTGTCCGAGCGGATCGACTGGTAGCGGGTGTTCCACGATTCCGGACCGACGAAGACCACCACGTCACCCGGCTGCGGGTCGCTGCTGTAGTAGCTGATCTTCTGCACGTAGATGCGATCGCCGATCTGCAGTGTCTCCTCCATCGACTGCGAGGGGATCACATACGGACGGCCGACGAAGGTGACCATCAACGCCGCGATGACGGCGGCGATCACGATGAGGACCGGTAGCTCCTGCCAGAACGGCCGTTGCGGCTTGGCTTTGCGCTTCGCATTGCGGCGGCCACGGCGCCTGCCGCCCGCGCCTTCATCGTCCGAATCGGACACTCGCACCGATCCACTCTCGTCTGCCACGCCGAACAGACTAGCCCGGCACCGGAACGTACGTCCGATGCCGGGCCAGTCGAAGATCAGTTGTGCCCCGCGAGGGCGAGCGCTCAGCGCTTCTCCTTGATCTTGGCCGCCTTACCGCGCAGGTCGCGCAGGTAGTACAGCTTCGCGCGGCGGACATCACCGCGGGTCACGACGTCGATGTGATCGATGTTGGGGCTGTGCACCGGGAAGGTGCGCTCGACGCCGACACCGAAGGACACCTTGCGCACGGTGAAGGTCTCGCGGATGCCACCACCCTGGCGACGGATCACGACGCCCTTGAAGACCTGGATGCGCTCCTTCGAGCCTTCGATGACCTTCACGTGCACGTTCAGGGTGTCGCCGGGACGGAAGTCCGGGACATCGCTGCGCAGCGACTTTTCGTCGACGAAGTCAAGGGTGTTCATTTTCATCCTTCTGGAGTTCGCGCGAACAGAGGACCCTGGCGGCACACGTGTGCGCGACCGGTTCATGCTCCGAATTAGGGGATGCCCCCGGGGTCGGGAAAAGCGCCCAGGGCAACCCGAGCATTGTGCCAGATCGGAGCGCCGCGGAGAAAATCGGGCCGCCCCGCACCCCAGCTCACGGACCGCGGCTCACGGTGGCGTCGGTCGTCGACTCGGCGTGCTCCCCTGTCCGTACACCGTCCCCGTCCGCCTCCTCGCCCGGCTCGTGGTGGCCCGTGCCGGGACGGTCCGCGATCCAGGAGAAGTGATGCCGGTGCGGCGAGGGCGGCGCAGGCACCACGGTGCGGCTGAGCTCGGCCTCGGCAGCCGTGCGGACATGCTCGACGTCGGGCTTGCCCGCGACCAGGTCCTGCACGAAGATCTTCGCCCGGATGACCGGCCTGCGGTAGCGACGTTCCCGCACGATCGCGCGCGCCATCAGTCGCCGCCGATCGCCGTAGCGCCACCGGGCCCACGGCGCGCCCGGCCTGCTCAACCGCAGCGCACCGACGAACAGCAGCGGTGGGAAGAACATCCCGAACAGGCCGGTCCAGATCTTGCCCTTGGCGATGACGATCGCGGCCATCGCCAGATTCGCCAGCGCGAACGCGACCGCCACCAGGTGCCCCCAGGTGCCCAGCGAGTCGCGGAAATCGTTGACCTCGAGCAACGAGAGTGGATGGAAGCCCAGCAACAGCAGACCGGTCACGGCCAGCGCGACGAAGACCGCGTCCACCGAGGTGCGACCTTGTTCCTCCCAGTAGACATCGCGCAGGTAGTAGATGAGCGCGAACTCGTCGAGCACCAGCGCCGCGCCGACCCCGAACCCGGCGGCCAGTGCCGCGGCGACCGGGGTACTCGCGTCCTCGAGGACCGCGACCATGCCGAGCCCGGAACCGAGGACGAGGACCACGCCGAACACCATGTGGTGGATGTGCACGTCACCGGCGCGCAGGTTGCCCGGCCACCAACGCACCTGCGCCCGGATCATCCGCACGCTGAGCCGGATGAACAGGAAGCCGAGCATGAACCCGAACAGGAAGCACAACAGCGGCAATCGGCCGGTCGCGATCACGTCCTCTTCGAGCCACCGTCGCATGACCGCCGATTCCTCCCCTCGTCGCCGGGTGCCCGGCTCCGGGGTCAGCTCCCGAAGCCGGCGCGGCGCAGAGCGTCTGCCATCGATCCGCTCGGCGCGGGCGCGGGCCGCTTGCCCTGATTGCCCTTCTGCTGCCGCCCCTGACCATTCTGCCGTTGTCCGCCGCCCGAAGCGGGCGAACCGCCGCGACGAGCGCCGTCGCGATTGCCACCGCGCTCGCTCTTGGCGGCGCCCGGCTCATCGTCCAAGCGCAGCGACAGCCCGATGCGCTGGCGCGCGACGTCGACCTCGAGCACCTTGACCTTGACGACGTCGCCGGACTTGACCACCTCGCGCGGGTCTTTGACGAACGAATGCGACATGGCCGAGACGTGCACGAGGCCGTCCTGGTGCACGCCGACATCGACGAACGCGCCGAAGGCCGCGACATTGGTGACCACGCCTTCGAGCACCATGCCCGGCTTCAGGTCGGCGACCTTCTCGACTCCCGCGGCGAATTCCGCGGTCTTGAACTCCGGGCGCGGGTCGCGGCCCGGCTTGTCGAGTTCGCTGATGATGTCGGTGACCGTCGGAACGCCGAACTTCTCGTCGGTGAAGTCCGCGGGACGCAGCGCGCGCAGGGCGCCGGTATTGCCGATCAGCTCGCTGACGTCGCGACCGGTGGATTCGATGATGCGCCGCACCACCGGGTAGGCCTCGGGGTGCACCGCGGAGCTGTCCAACGGGTCGTCACCGCCGCGGATACGCAGGAAGCCCGCGCACTGCTCGAATGCCTTGGGGCCCAGGCGCGGCACGTCGAGCAGCGCGGTCCGGGAACGGAACGGGCCGTTGCCGTCCCGGTGGGCGACGATGCTCTCGGCCACCGAGGTGGCGATGCCCGACACCCGCGACAACAAGGGCACCGAGGCGGTGTTGACGTCGACACCGACGGCGTTCACCGCGTCCTCGACGACCGCGCCGAGCGAGCGCGCCAGCAGTGTCTCGGACACGTCGTGCTGATACTGGCCGACCCCGATGGACTTCGGGTCGATCTTGACCAGCTCGGCCAGCGGGTCCTGCAGGCGCCGCGCGATCGAGACCGCGCCGCGCAGCGAGACGTCCAGCTCCGGCAGTTCCTGGGAGGCGTAGGCCGAGGCCGAGTACACCGACGCGCCTGCCTCGGAAACCACGATCTTGGTCGGCTTCTTCGCATCCTCGGTGGCGCCGATGCGCGCAATGAGCTCGGCGGCCAAGGCGTCGGTCTCGCGCGAGGCGGTCCCGTTGCCGATGGCGATCAGCTCGACACCGAAGCGCGCGACCAGCGCGCCGAGCACCGCCAGCGATTTCTCGGTCTGGCCCTGCGGTTTGTGTGGGTAGATCACCTCAGTGGCGACGACCTTGCCGGTGGCGTCGACGACGGCGACCTTCACACCGGTGCGGTAACCGGGATCCAGGCCCATCGTGGTCCTGGTACCGGCGGGTGCGGCGAGCAGCAGGTCGCGCAGGTTCGCGGCGAAGACGTCGACGGCGTCCTTCTCCGCGGCCTGACGCAGCCGCATCCTGGTGTCGATGCCGAGGCTGACCTGCAACTTGGTGCGCCACGCCCACCGCACGGTGTCCAGCAGCCAGGGGTCGGCCGGGCGGCCGCGGTCGGCGATACCGAACTTCGCCGCGATGCGGCCCTCGTAGATGCTGCGCCGACCGGGCTCGAGTTCCTCGGTATCCGGCTCGAGCTGCAGGCTCAGCACTTCCTCCTTCTCGCCGCGGAACAGCGCGAGCACACGGTGGGAGGGCAGCGAACTGAACGCTTCGCTGAATTCGAAGTAATCGGCGAACTTGGCGCCCGCCTCTTCCTTGCCCGGCCGCACCGAGGAGGTGAGCTGCCCGCGGTTCCACATCAGTTCACGCAGTTCGCCGACCAGATCGGCGTCCTCGGCGAACTTCTCGACCAGGATGGCGCGCGCGCCGTCGAGCTGCTCGGCGCTGTACTGTGCCGGGTCTGTGGCGGGATCGCCCAGCAGTGCCTCGGCCACGGGTTCGTGTCCGGCTTCGCGGGCGATCTGAGCCTTGGTGCGCCGCTTGGGCTTGTAGGGCAGGTAGATGTCCTCGAGGCGCGCCTTGGTCTCGGCCAGCAGCAGGCTGCGGTGCAGCTCGTCGTCGAGTTTGCCCTGCGCGCGAATGGATTCGATGATGGCCGCGCGGCGCTCGTCCAGCTCGCGCAGGTAGTGCAGGCGCTCGTCGAGCTGGCGCAGCTGGGCATCGTCGAGACCGTCGGTCGCCTCTTTGCGGTACCGGGCGATGAACGGCACCGTCGAGCCGGCGTCGAGCAGTTCCACCGCCGCGCGGACCTGGCTCTCGCGGACGCCGAGTTCCTCGGCGA from Nocardia higoensis includes the following:
- a CDS encoding alpha/beta fold hydrolase — its product is MTAIPRRAGRGGAAPVRTAIGELLTIGSHELHIRQDGPADAEPLLLVHGFMESLHWWDRLTPLLSDTYRVIRVDLAGYGCTRAATGFDASSQAALLEAALDSLELSDLTAVGHSWGADHVLSLAERSDRVARIVVIGQAPDCSDLPIPAIARLLGFEAMDPIVALAHRLVPEPVFRRIIAHAFAEGFDLTTLDNPAQLYADYKAMSPRMFRAAALDRPKALTLRPLDARVRELARPTLVIHGQRDRMFDCARAIARYAAVGARTEVIPDAGHSPQVETPHHVAALIRDFCGGLPLKMTSSITEGDFEI
- a CDS encoding Tex family protein, whose amino-acid sequence is MLAAPASVGRRLAEELGVRESQVRAAVELLDAGSTVPFIARYRKEATDGLDDAQLRQLDERLHYLRELDERRAAIIESIRAQGKLDDELHRSLLLAETKARLEDIYLPYKPKRRTKAQIAREAGHEPVAEALLGDPATDPAQYSAEQLDGARAILVEKFAEDADLVGELRELMWNRGQLTSSVRPGKEEAGAKFADYFEFSEAFSSLPSHRVLALFRGEKEEVLSLQLEPDTEELEPGRRSIYEGRIAAKFGIADRGRPADPWLLDTVRWAWRTKLQVSLGIDTRMRLRQAAEKDAVDVFAANLRDLLLAAPAGTRTTMGLDPGYRTGVKVAVVDATGKVVATEVIYPHKPQGQTEKSLAVLGALVARFGVELIAIGNGTASRETDALAAELIARIGATEDAKKPTKIVVSEAGASVYSASAYASQELPELDVSLRGAVSIARRLQDPLAELVKIDPKSIGVGQYQHDVSETLLARSLGAVVEDAVNAVGVDVNTASVPLLSRVSGIATSVAESIVAHRDGNGPFRSRTALLDVPRLGPKAFEQCAGFLRIRGGDDPLDSSAVHPEAYPVVRRIIESTGRDVSELIGNTGALRALRPADFTDEKFGVPTVTDIISELDKPGRDPRPEFKTAEFAAGVEKVADLKPGMVLEGVVTNVAAFGAFVDVGVHQDGLVHVSAMSHSFVKDPREVVKSGDVVKVKVLEVDVARQRIGLSLRLDDEPGAAKSERGGNRDGARRGGSPASGGGQRQNGQGRQQKGNQGKRPAPAPSGSMADALRRAGFGS
- the rplS gene encoding 50S ribosomal protein L19 gives rise to the protein MNTLDFVDEKSLRSDVPDFRPGDTLNVHVKVIEGSKERIQVFKGVVIRRQGGGIRETFTVRKVSFGVGVERTFPVHSPNIDHIDVVTRGDVRRAKLYYLRDLRGKAAKIKEKR
- the lepB gene encoding signal peptidase I, with translation MADESGSVRVSDSDDEGAGGRRRGRRNAKRKAKPQRPFWQELPVLIVIAAVIAALMVTFVGRPYVIPSQSMEETLQIGDRIYVQKISYYSSDPQPGDVVVFVGPESWNTRYQSIRSDNAVVRGLQNFLSYFGLVPPDENDLVKRVIAVGGQTVQCCDAEGRVMVDGKALVEPYVENDFRWLPGQQNASYPSGRVFGPVVVPEGHLWVMGDNRNQSADSRAHVGDEWQGTVPIDNVRGKAVFKIWPPGRIGPIRSEDPQAN
- a CDS encoding DUF2469 domain-containing protein, which gives rise to MSAEDLEKYETEMELSLYREYKDIVGQFSYVVETERRFYLANSVELRPQNADGEVYFEVRMSDAWVWDMYRPARFVKHVRVITFKDVNIEELEKPDLRLPE
- a CDS encoding TetR/AcrR family transcriptional regulator, which gives rise to MTTVNPRIRTPRAEVRERVLEAALSEFVGKGFAGTTIDAIAEVAGFTKGAVYSNFGSKDDLFFALLDQQVSRRIEAVTALADAAATRPTFAAIGELLMQGLRDNRDWQLLFTEYWLRALRDEAVHERFVRHRRTVRAAVAEAVQRLDLGTEIDPATTAVLVLALNSGLSIEEFTEPGVVPADLFGAVLQAVIAPR
- the dprA gene encoding DNA-processing protein DprA, with amino-acid sequence MHDSGARSDDERRRLAWVYLSRVAQGPCAPLSALIAAVGVLEAARAVRERELPDAFGGAVRARRDIDRAEADLEVVRRLGGRVVTPDDAEWPAWRMLGLGQLEAGRDPDSAVPLVLWVRGPRSLLDISERALAVVGARCSTGYGEHVTGEIVGGLAARGWTVVSGAAFGIDAMAHRAALAVGGPTVAVLACGVDRPYPAQHDRLLSQIAETGLVVSEYPPGAVARKHCFLARNRLVAALADGVLVVEAGMRSGARNTVKWARRLGRPALAVPGPVSSAASAGCHHMIREGEAHLVTRVEEVIAEAGPLRLSVPDMTARAANGAAGTVAGDQLIGDEATVYTALPASGGCSPADLAVRTELAIAAVRAALVALELAGLAVPEDAGWRRSARS
- a CDS encoding YraN family protein, coding for MGRVGDKQALGARGEELAARFLRDAGLEIVARNWRCRYGELDLIAQDATTTVFVEVKTRRGLAYGTPAEAVTFSKRQRIRRLALLWLAEQDGPWRHIRFDVVSVLMTPGRGPVIDHLQAVF
- a CDS encoding YifB family Mg chelatase-like AAA ATPase, with translation MALGRAHSVAVAGVDGQLVEIEADIGQGLPSVHLVGLPDTALSESRDRVRAAVANSGEKWPDGRVVLALSPATLPKLGSVYDLALAASVLDAADAVPATKLAKTVLLGELALDGRVRRVRGVLPAVLTARRAGCATVVVPREALAEAGLVRGIEVLGVSSLREFVAWLRGEGTLAEPEGLLPDMTVPPGDLSEVVGQEEARWALEVAAAGGHHLLLTGPPGIGKTMLAQRLPGLLPPLTDAESLEVTAIHSMAGALSGEHPLVTVPPFVAPHHSTSVTAMIGGGSGTARPGAVSRAHRGVLFLDECAEVGTKVLEAMRTPLEEGEVRIARRDGVARYPARFQLVLAANPCPCAPARDIDCVCPPLARRRYLGKLSGPLMDRIDLWVRMHGHTGPVLTSEAAESSAAVRERVARARVAAAERWRADGWRLNAEVPGHVLRRRFPLPPDAIAPLEAAVRMGRLSARGADRAIRVAWTISDLGGGTLPSARDVMLALNFRRRSAQ
- a CDS encoding ribonuclease HII, with protein sequence MGWPPRMVMRKAGGLRTLEAALIRGGLGPVAGVDEAGRGPCAGPLVVASCLLAPKAYDRLADLDDSKKLTEATRERLFPVITRLALAYEVVVIPAAEVDAIGIHVANIEGMRRAVAGLRQRPGYVLTDGFRVPGLAVPSLPVIGGDATAACIAAASILAKVTRDRIMIELDRRHPGYGFAAHKGYNTSEHIAALKRLGPCPEHRRSWRNVRDERGSTRPGAAVDHAGRVLADGAEEGSRVAAESAHAG